A DNA window from Macaca fascicularis isolate 582-1 chromosome 18, T2T-MFA8v1.1 contains the following coding sequences:
- the LOC102135631 gene encoding serpin B3, producing the protein MNSLSEANTKFMFDLFQQFRKSQKNNTFYSPISITTALGMVLLGAKDNTAQQINKVLHFDQVPENTTEKAATHHVDRSGNVHHQFQKLLTELNKSTDAYELKIANKLFGEKTFQFLQEYLDAIKKFYQTSVESVDFAKAPEESRKKINSWVESQTNEKIKNLLPDRSIGNDTTLVLVNAIYFKGQWQNKFNKENTKEEKFWPNKNTYKSVQMMRQNKSFNFALLEDVQAKVLEIPYKGKDLSMIVLLPNEINGLQKLEEKLTAEKLLEWTSLQNMREAHVDLHLPRFKVEESYDLKDTLRNMGMVDLFNGDADLSGMTGSRGLLVSEVLHKAFVEVTEEGAEATAATAVVTGFSSPLLTNEEFHCNHPFLFFIRQNKTNSILFFGRFSSP; encoded by the exons ATGAATTCACTCAGTGAAGCCAACACCAAGTTCATGTTCGATCTGTTCCAACAGTTCAGAAAATCACAAAAGAACAACACCTTCTATTCCCCTATCAGCATCACAACAGCATTAGGGATGGTCCTCTTAGGGGCCAAAGACAACACTGCACAACAAATTAACAAG GTTCTTCACTTCGATCAAGTCCCAGAGAACACCACAGAAAAAGCTGCAACACATCAC GTTGATAGGTCAGGAAATGTTCATCACCAGTTTCAAAAGCTTCTGACTGAATTAAACAAATCCACTGATGCATATGAGCTGAAGATCGCCAATAAGCTCTTCGGAGAAAAGACGTTTCAATTTTTACAG GAATATTTAGATGCCATCAAGAAATTTTACCAGACCAGTGTGGAATCTGTTGATTTTGCAAAGGCTCCAGAAGAAAGTCGAAAGAAGATTAACTCCTGGGTGGAAAGTCAAACGAATG aaaaaattaaaaacctactTCCTGATAGAAGTATTGGCAACGATACCACACTGGTTCTTGTGAACGCAATTTATTTCAAGGGTCaatggcaaaataaatttaataaagaaaatactaaagaGGAAAAATTTTGGCCAAACAAG AATACATACAAGTCTGTACAGATGATGAGGCAAAACAAGTCCTTTAATTTTGCCTTGCTGGAGGATGTACAGGCCAAGGTACTGGAAATACCATACAAAGGCAAAGATCTAAGCATGATTGTGCTGCTGCCGAATGAAATCAATGGTCTGCAGAAG cTTGAAGAGAAACTCACTGCTGAGAAATTGTTGGAATGGACAAGTTTGCAGAATATGAGAGAGGCACATGTGGATTTACACTTGCCTCGGTTCAAAGTGGAAGAGAGCTATGACCTCAAGGACACGTTGAGAAACATGGGAATGGTGGATCTTTTCAATGGGGATGCAGACCTCTCAGGCATGACTGGGAGCCGCGGTCTCTTGGTATCTGAAGTCCTACACAAGGCCTTTGTGGAGGTCACTGAGGAGGGAGCGGAGGCCACAGCTGCCACCGCTGTAGTAACAGGGTTTTCATCACCTCTTTTAACTAATGAAGAGTTCCACTGTAATCACCCTTTCCTATTCTTCATCAGGCAAAATAAGACCAACAGCATCCTCTTCTTTGGCAGATTCTCATCCCCTTAG